A region from the Benincasa hispida cultivar B227 chromosome 8, ASM972705v1, whole genome shotgun sequence genome encodes:
- the LOC120083906 gene encoding protein ALP1-like translates to MCTGYYYLCDAGYPNAEGFLAPYRGERYHLSDWRGVGNAPTTAREFFNMKHSSARNVIERAFGLLKGRWAILRGKSFYPIQVQCRTITECCLIHNLITKKMGIVAMFDVPDEENSALVGLDGDHIEFIESSEEWTKFRDDLAVEMFTQWQRA, encoded by the coding sequence ATGTGTACAGGATACTATTACCTATGTGATGCTGGATACCCCAACGCTGAAGGATTCTTGGCGCCGTACAGAGGGGAACGATACCATCTCTCCGATTGGCGTGGAGTAGGAAACGCACCGACAACAGCAagagaatttttcaacatgaaacATTCTTCAGCAAGGAACGTTATCGAGCGAGCGTTTGGGTTGCTAAAGGGGCGGTGGGCTATTCTTAGAGGAAAATCATTCTACCCAATACAAGTCCAATGTCGAACAATAACTGAATGTTGCCTTATTCACAACTTGATCACAAAGAAGATGGGAATCGTTGCAATGTTTGACGTGCCCGATGAGGAGAATTCTGCATTAGTTGGTCTTGATGGGGATCATATTGAATTTATTGAATCATCAGAGGAATGGACCAAGTTTAGGGATGACTTAGCAGTCGAAATGTTTACTCAATGGCAAAGAGCCTGA